A stretch of the Duncaniella dubosii genome encodes the following:
- a CDS encoding rhamnogalacturonan lyase family protein, translating to MALLGSLTLSAQYSHQIQAEKLDRGVVAVKTDGGVFVSWRSLVSDDKDMTFDVYRDGVKINDAPIKNKTNITDAEGTAASKYTIKSLLNDQISETSSEITVWETPYRKVHLNRPEGGKSPAGGTHEQRDYTYTPDDVSVGDVDGDGEWELIVKWHPTNAADNSFYRYTGNTIIDCYKLDGTQLWRIDLGQNIRSGNHYTQFMVYDFDGDGCAEMICKTAPGTIDGKGTAVLMGEDKADADYRNSTGHILTGPEYLTVFSGKTGEAIHTIAYNPPRNIHPFDKTTNGWGDSYGGRSERYLAGVAYLDGKKPSAVFCRGYYTHAYLWAVDFDGKELKERWLHASTEKGKGAYGEGAHSLTIGDVDGDGFDEIVYGAACVDHDGSLLYRTGAGHGDALHLTHMLPDREGLQVFMPHEETSSSYKYDTELRDAKTGEILFFEPQSGKDIGRGLAANISSKYRGYEYWSSTNKVFSNGQELSAKRPSVNFRVYWDGDLLDELLDGTTVSKPNDAITKINTLVNFSQYSNAASCNSTKATPNLQADLFGDWREEIILHDSSTESDLLIFTTTIPTDYKVPTLMQDRQYRVAVAWQNVAYNQPPHLSYNLEEAFNTHGALSIISGSLSQVIYAGDPIQPIQFKVVRATGVEIKGLPEGLGYDFDPATLTGTISGTPTAVGEYSFTISTTGAAEDTNATLEGSINVRQNTSIELVAYYPFDKIGETTPNLIGGEAIFNGKTGEAAEGKKGSALSLDGSNRYVQDDYELIDFGDKSFTIELWMNSTSDKNCYLLNKGVISPSNGSGNWYGIEYKDNKGTKELRFAIDDNVTKKQIEVTGAEKYFDGQWHHIVVSRDVVAKHLFMYVDGELVAEGDDPTTSISSPGEPLVIGDVTAFDNSYIGLIDELSIYRGVMSASKVKEHNEATGEEYIAYFPMDEIGETTPNLAYGEATVNSGSAISVDGLKAGAIQFDNSYYLTQPIYDAINVGENDFSIEMWARSTDEDGYLLCIGTHNTTNVPGGTGNWIGLERKNGYLCFSIDDNNKKTDCKLEDASEIFDGKWHHIACVRSVADKTMKLYVDGKEIASANSVATGAIKFSETELLFIGGDDESGNRTFAGDIDELIIYPKALSAADVEAHYMLLRLSEIEDIISESANARYTVVDAFSGRIIRTAVGVDREDIIDNLRQGIYILVVEDGTTVRNYKFIKR from the coding sequence ATGGCCTTACTGGGATCGCTGACATTATCAGCCCAGTACTCCCATCAGATTCAAGCTGAGAAACTTGACAGAGGAGTAGTAGCCGTCAAGACTGATGGAGGTGTTTTCGTTTCATGGCGTTCCCTCGTTAGCGACGACAAAGACATGACATTCGATGTTTATCGCGACGGAGTGAAGATCAACGATGCCCCAATAAAGAACAAAACCAACATCACCGATGCAGAAGGGACAGCGGCATCAAAATATACAATAAAGTCGCTGCTCAACGATCAGATTTCGGAAACTTCATCGGAAATTACCGTATGGGAAACCCCATATCGCAAAGTGCATCTAAACCGGCCGGAAGGTGGGAAATCGCCTGCTGGCGGAACTCACGAACAACGCGATTACACATACACACCAGACGACGTATCGGTCGGTGATGTGGATGGCGATGGCGAATGGGAACTTATTGTCAAATGGCATCCGACAAATGCAGCAGACAATTCCTTCTACCGTTATACAGGCAATACCATAATCGATTGCTACAAACTTGACGGCACGCAATTATGGCGAATTGACCTTGGTCAGAACATCCGTTCAGGCAACCATTATACCCAATTCATGGTCTATGACTTCGACGGAGACGGATGCGCGGAAATGATTTGCAAAACCGCTCCCGGCACAATCGACGGCAAAGGCACAGCCGTGCTTATGGGAGAAGACAAGGCCGATGCAGATTATCGAAATTCGACAGGCCACATTCTCACAGGCCCTGAATACCTGACTGTATTTTCCGGAAAGACGGGCGAAGCAATACACACCATCGCATACAACCCGCCTCGTAATATACATCCATTTGACAAAACGACAAACGGCTGGGGCGATTCATACGGCGGCCGTTCAGAGCGCTATCTTGCAGGTGTAGCCTATCTTGACGGGAAGAAACCAAGCGCGGTTTTCTGTCGTGGATACTACACTCATGCATATCTGTGGGCTGTCGATTTCGATGGCAAGGAACTCAAGGAACGATGGCTCCATGCGTCAACCGAGAAAGGCAAAGGCGCATACGGTGAAGGCGCTCACTCTCTGACAATCGGCGACGTTGACGGCGACGGCTTTGATGAAATAGTCTACGGAGCTGCATGTGTCGATCATGACGGATCGCTCCTCTATCGGACTGGAGCCGGTCACGGCGATGCGCTTCATCTCACCCACATGCTTCCTGACCGTGAAGGACTGCAAGTATTCATGCCGCACGAAGAGACCTCAAGCAGCTATAAATATGATACGGAGCTACGCGATGCGAAGACTGGTGAGATATTGTTCTTCGAGCCACAGTCAGGCAAAGATATCGGACGTGGGCTTGCGGCAAACATTTCGTCAAAATATCGCGGCTACGAGTACTGGTCTTCTACAAACAAGGTGTTCAGCAACGGACAAGAACTTTCGGCAAAACGTCCGTCGGTAAACTTCCGCGTTTATTGGGACGGAGATCTTCTCGATGAGCTTCTCGACGGAACAACAGTCAGCAAGCCGAACGATGCAATCACAAAAATAAACACCCTTGTCAACTTCAGCCAGTATTCCAACGCTGCATCATGCAACTCGACCAAGGCGACTCCTAACCTTCAGGCAGACCTTTTCGGTGACTGGCGCGAGGAAATAATACTCCACGACAGCTCTACCGAGTCCGACCTGCTGATATTCACCACTACTATTCCGACAGACTACAAAGTCCCGACTCTTATGCAGGACCGCCAATATAGAGTGGCAGTAGCATGGCAAAACGTGGCATACAACCAGCCTCCCCACCTCAGCTACAACCTTGAAGAAGCATTCAACACTCATGGAGCTCTTTCAATCATATCAGGCTCGCTAAGTCAGGTCATCTATGCCGGTGACCCTATCCAGCCTATCCAGTTCAAGGTTGTACGTGCAACAGGAGTGGAAATCAAGGGACTGCCCGAAGGTTTAGGCTACGACTTCGATCCGGCCACCTTAACCGGCACAATAAGCGGAACTCCTACGGCCGTGGGCGAGTATTCTTTCACCATCTCCACCACAGGTGCAGCAGAGGATACTAACGCAACTCTTGAAGGCTCAATCAATGTGCGCCAGAACACGTCGATTGAACTTGTCGCCTATTATCCTTTCGATAAAATCGGAGAAACAACACCTAACCTTATCGGAGGAGAAGCGATATTTAACGGCAAAACCGGCGAAGCTGCAGAAGGAAAGAAAGGAAGCGCACTCAGCCTGGATGGATCTAACAGATATGTACAAGATGATTACGAACTTATCGATTTCGGAGACAAGTCGTTCACCATTGAGCTTTGGATGAACTCTACGTCCGACAAGAACTGCTATCTCCTTAATAAAGGCGTAATCTCCCCGTCAAACGGTTCCGGCAACTGGTATGGCATTGAATACAAAGACAACAAAGGCACTAAGGAACTCCGTTTTGCCATTGACGACAATGTGACCAAGAAACAGATTGAAGTCACCGGAGCAGAGAAATATTTCGACGGACAGTGGCATCACATCGTCGTGTCGCGCGATGTTGTCGCAAAACACCTGTTCATGTATGTCGACGGTGAACTTGTTGCCGAAGGTGACGACCCGACCACAAGCATTTCCTCTCCCGGCGAACCTCTCGTCATCGGAGACGTGACTGCTTTCGACAATTCATACATCGGTCTTATTGACGAGCTCTCAATATACCGTGGAGTAATGAGCGCCAGCAAGGTCAAGGAACACAACGAAGCCACAGGCGAAGAATACATTGCATATTTCCCGATGGATGAAATCGGAGAGACGACTCCAAATCTTGCGTATGGCGAAGCAACCGTCAACAGCGGATCGGCTATTTCAGTCGATGGACTAAAAGCAGGCGCAATCCAGTTTGACAATAGCTATTACCTGACACAGCCGATATATGATGCAATAAATGTCGGTGAGAACGATTTCTCAATCGAAATGTGGGCTCGCTCTACAGATGAAGACGGCTATCTCCTCTGTATTGGCACACACAACACCACGAATGTTCCCGGAGGGACAGGTAACTGGATCGGGCTCGAACGCAAGAACGGATATCTTTGCTTCTCGATTGACGACAATAACAAAAAAACAGACTGCAAGCTTGAGGACGCATCGGAAATTTTCGATGGCAAATGGCATCATATCGCATGTGTGCGCAGTGTGGCCGACAAGACCATGAAGCTTTATGTTGACGGCAAGGAGATTGCAAGCGCCAACAGTGTGGCAACCGGCGCAATAAAATTCTCCGAGACAGAACTGTTGTTTATCGGAGGTGACGACGAATCAGGCAACCGTACATTTGCCGGAGACATTGATGAGCTCATCATCTATCCGAAGGCGCTTTCGGCAGCCGATGTAGAAGCACACTACATGCTCCTCCGCCTTTCTGAAATTGAAGATATAATCTCTGAATCGGCCAATGCCCGCTATACGGTCGTTGATGCGTTCAGCGGACGTATCATCCGTACAGCAGTAGGTGTCGACCGTGAAGATATTATCGATAACCTCCGGCAGGGAATCTATATCCTCGTTGTGGAAGACGGCACTACTGTGCGCAACTACAAGTTTATTAAACGTTAA
- a CDS encoding LolA-like putative outer membrane lipoprotein chaperone, which yields MNMIIRKRLFSLLAMLVVMILTCNAAETATSILDKAAEKVKMSKSLNASYTITADGHKQNGTLTISGDRFTISSPQISSWYDGKTQWTYSTQTGEVNITEPTPEELQQVNPFAIINSFRKLYKATLLKSPSTEKRIKLTALKQKNDIKNVVLTLSASTLYPTSIELTLSNRRVVTINIKSVSTGNALPVSDFRFDSKKYQGIPVVDLR from the coding sequence ATGAACATGATAATCCGCAAACGTCTATTTTCTTTGCTGGCAATGCTTGTCGTAATGATTCTGACATGCAATGCGGCTGAAACCGCGACCTCTATACTCGACAAGGCCGCCGAGAAAGTAAAGATGTCGAAATCTCTTAACGCCTCATATACCATCACGGCTGACGGACATAAGCAAAACGGCACTCTCACAATATCCGGCGACCGCTTCACGATATCTTCGCCACAAATTTCATCTTGGTATGACGGGAAGACACAGTGGACATATTCCACGCAGACAGGAGAGGTGAACATCACAGAGCCTACTCCTGAAGAACTTCAGCAAGTCAATCCGTTTGCCATCATCAATTCTTTCCGTAAGCTTTATAAGGCTACTTTACTTAAATCTCCATCGACGGAGAAAAGAATAAAGCTTACAGCATTGAAACAGAAAAACGACATAAAGAATGTGGTTCTTACTCTGTCGGCTTCGACACTCTACCCTACTTCAATAGAACTGACACTGAGCAACCGCCGCGTCGTGACAATCAACATCAAGTCTGTTTCTACCGGCAATGCGCTTCCTGTCTCCGATTTCCGATTCGATTCAAAGAAATATCAGGGGATTCCTGTTGTCGATCTCCGATGA
- the trxB gene encoding thioredoxin-disulfide reductase, whose protein sequence is MAEIKTRCLIIGSGPAGYTAAIYASRANISPLVIEGMQPGGQLTITTEVENFPGQPNGITGPQLMEDIRTQALKFGADIRTGLVTEVDFSTRPFKAKTNNGLEIEANTVIISTGASARYLGLPDEQKYSGLGVSACATCDGFFYRKKRVAVVGGGDTACEEALYLSNLASDVFLIVRKPHLRASKVMQERVLNKSNIKVLFNTNTTGLYGEEYLEGAHLVENVGTSNEQHYDLALDGFFLAIGHNPNTEVFRQYIDCDAAGYIKVKGSGTQTNVPGVFAAGDVADPTYRQAICAAGMGCKAALDAERFLNEEGL, encoded by the coding sequence ATGGCTGAAATCAAAACCCGCTGCCTAATTATCGGCTCAGGCCCTGCAGGCTATACAGCAGCTATCTACGCATCGCGTGCAAACATATCACCGCTCGTCATCGAAGGCATGCAGCCCGGCGGACAACTCACTATCACCACTGAAGTAGAAAATTTCCCCGGACAGCCTAACGGCATCACCGGACCTCAACTGATGGAAGACATCAGGACTCAGGCGTTGAAATTCGGAGCAGACATACGCACCGGCCTCGTGACCGAAGTAGACTTCTCGACCCGTCCGTTCAAGGCAAAGACAAACAACGGACTTGAGATTGAAGCAAACACTGTCATTATATCTACTGGAGCGTCGGCACGTTATCTCGGACTTCCTGACGAACAGAAGTACTCAGGTCTCGGAGTATCGGCCTGTGCGACATGTGACGGATTTTTCTACCGCAAAAAGCGCGTGGCTGTGGTCGGAGGAGGTGACACAGCATGCGAGGAAGCGCTCTATCTCAGCAACCTTGCATCGGATGTGTTCCTCATCGTGCGCAAGCCTCATCTGCGCGCGTCAAAAGTGATGCAGGAAAGAGTGTTGAACAAGAGCAACATAAAGGTTCTTTTTAACACGAACACCACAGGACTTTATGGCGAAGAGTATCTTGAAGGCGCACATCTCGTGGAGAACGTGGGCACAAGCAACGAGCAGCACTACGACCTCGCTCTTGACGGCTTCTTCCTTGCCATAGGACACAATCCGAACACCGAAGTGTTCCGCCAATACATTGACTGCGATGCGGCTGGTTACATAAAAGTCAAAGGCTCAGGCACGCAGACTAACGTTCCCGGAGTATTCGCTGCCGGCGATGTCGCCGATCCGACCTACCGTCAAGCAATCTGCGCTGCAGGAATGGGGTGCAAAGCTGCCCTTGATGCCGAACGCTTCCTTAACGAAGAAGGTCTATAA
- a CDS encoding GNAT family N-acetyltransferase: MLSDGIISLRALEPIDVDTLYHWENDPGLWSAGVTLAPYSQKQLWDYVNNYDGDIFSAKQLRLMIDLHPDCDNPDSRVTIGTLDLFDFDAANSRCGVGILIAAPYQRQGYGLRALELTSRYCREVYSLHQLHSIVSADNTASRGLFEKAGYSISGRLRSWLRLANRYTDAYFYQKFLQ; the protein is encoded by the coding sequence ATGCTAAGCGACGGAATAATTTCTTTACGGGCATTAGAGCCTATCGATGTCGATACACTCTATCACTGGGAGAACGATCCCGGTCTATGGAGCGCCGGAGTGACACTTGCACCCTACTCCCAGAAACAATTATGGGACTATGTCAACAACTACGATGGAGACATTTTTAGCGCCAAGCAGCTCCGGCTTATGATTGACCTTCACCCTGATTGTGACAATCCTGACAGCCGGGTGACAATCGGGACGCTCGATCTGTTTGATTTCGACGCTGCTAATTCGCGCTGCGGGGTTGGAATACTGATTGCCGCGCCCTATCAGCGACAGGGCTACGGCCTGCGGGCACTTGAACTCACGTCGCGTTACTGTCGTGAAGTCTATTCGCTTCACCAGCTTCATTCTATCGTCAGTGCCGATAATACAGCCTCACGCGGATTATTCGAAAAGGCCGGATACAGTATAAGTGGCCGCCTACGCTCATGGCTCCGCCTCGCCAACAGATACACCGATGCCTACTTTTATCAGAAATTTTTACAATAG
- the recR gene encoding recombination mediator RecR: MQQEFASKLLEGAVTELSRLPGIGRKTALRLALHILRMDEGMGVALGESIINMRRGIRYCSVCHNISETEVCPICGDGRRDRATVCVVESVKDVMSFENTGQYAGLYHVLGGVISPMDGVGPDRLEIDSLVERVAAGDIREVILALSATMEGETTNFYLFRRLAEFSDVRITQLARGVSVGNEIEYTDEITLGRSLLNRTLFSDSIRR, from the coding sequence ATGCAACAGGAATTTGCATCAAAACTGCTTGAAGGCGCTGTGACTGAATTGTCGCGGTTGCCCGGCATAGGGCGGAAGACAGCATTGAGGCTCGCACTCCACATACTTCGCATGGATGAAGGAATGGGGGTGGCGCTTGGGGAATCGATTATCAACATGCGGCGTGGCATACGTTACTGCTCCGTCTGTCACAATATATCCGAGACAGAAGTATGTCCTATCTGTGGCGACGGCAGACGAGACCGCGCTACGGTCTGCGTTGTGGAGAGTGTCAAGGATGTCATGAGCTTTGAGAACACCGGCCAATATGCGGGGCTTTACCATGTGCTCGGTGGGGTGATTTCACCGATGGATGGAGTTGGGCCTGACAGGCTTGAAATCGATTCTCTTGTCGAGCGTGTCGCTGCCGGTGATATCCGTGAAGTAATTCTCGCTTTGAGTGCCACAATGGAGGGGGAAACCACTAACTTCTATCTGTTCCGTCGTCTTGCCGAGTTTAGTGATGTCAGGATCACACAGCTTGCGCGTGGTGTTTCAGTCGGAAATGAAATTGAGTATACAGATGAGATAACCCTCGGGCGTTCGCTCTTGAACCGCACTCTATTTTCCGATTCCATCCGCCGTTAA
- the panC gene encoding pantoate--beta-alanine ligase: protein MEIIRTVAELKAKLNAARENGSIGLVPTMGALHAGHLSLIERARRENDTVVVSVFVNPTQFNNPNDLATYPRTEEADTAMLCEAGVDYAFIPSVEEIYPEPDTRQFALGSVAEVMEGAMRPGHFNGVAQIVSKLFDFTRPTRAYFGEKDFQQIAVIRKMVELEGFDLEIVDCPIKREADGLAMSSRNVRLTPEQRAIAPAIHKALEGSLSWAADHSVEETKRYVIDEINSFPQMEVEYYEIVDALTMQPVSDWAETDSAVGCVTVFCGDVRLIDNIKYPKRK from the coding sequence ATGGAAATAATTCGCACTGTAGCAGAATTAAAAGCCAAGCTCAACGCAGCCCGTGAAAACGGGAGTATCGGTCTCGTCCCTACAATGGGAGCGCTCCACGCAGGACACCTGTCGCTAATTGAACGCGCCCGTCGTGAGAACGACACCGTAGTGGTAAGCGTATTCGTCAACCCGACGCAGTTCAACAACCCAAACGACCTCGCAACCTACCCGCGCACAGAAGAAGCCGACACGGCAATGCTGTGCGAAGCTGGCGTTGACTATGCTTTCATACCCTCGGTTGAAGAAATCTATCCAGAACCCGACACGCGTCAATTCGCTCTCGGGTCTGTGGCAGAAGTGATGGAAGGCGCAATGCGTCCCGGACACTTCAACGGCGTAGCCCAGATTGTCAGCAAACTTTTTGACTTTACGCGCCCGACTCGCGCATATTTCGGAGAGAAAGACTTCCAGCAGATTGCCGTGATACGCAAAATGGTCGAACTTGAAGGATTTGACCTTGAAATTGTCGACTGTCCCATCAAACGTGAAGCCGACGGTCTTGCCATGAGCTCACGCAACGTACGTCTCACTCCCGAACAGCGCGCAATCGCCCCTGCTATCCACAAGGCACTCGAAGGCAGCCTCTCGTGGGCAGCCGATCATAGCGTAGAAGAGACAAAACGCTATGTCATTGATGAAATCAACTCTTTCCCACAGATGGAAGTCGAGTACTACGAAATCGTCGACGCACTGACCATGCAACCTGTCAGCGACTGGGCCGAAACCGACAGTGCCGTAGGGTGTGTAACAGTATTCTGCGGAGATGTCCGCCTGATTGACAACATAAAATATCCCAAAAGGAAATGA
- the panD gene encoding aspartate 1-decarboxylase produces the protein MTLELLKCKIHRVTVTEARLDYIGSITIDQDLLDAAGIFPGERIYIVDNNNGERFDTYVIPGERGSGVICLNGAAARKVQVGDVVILMCYAQMTPEEAKNHKPVVLFPDTRTNRLLPE, from the coding sequence ATGACACTCGAACTACTCAAGTGCAAAATCCACCGAGTGACTGTCACTGAAGCCCGTCTGGACTATATCGGCAGCATCACCATTGACCAAGATCTCCTTGACGCAGCCGGAATCTTTCCCGGAGAACGCATCTATATAGTAGACAACAATAACGGCGAACGTTTTGACACCTATGTCATCCCCGGTGAAAGAGGCTCTGGCGTAATATGTCTCAACGGTGCTGCTGCCCGCAAAGTACAGGTGGGTGACGTGGTGATTCTGATGTGCTACGCACAGATGACACCCGAAGAAGCCAAGAACCACAAGCCCGTGGTGCTCTTCCCCGACACCCGCACCAACCGTCTTCTGCCGGAATAA
- the folD gene encoding bifunctional methylenetetrahydrofolate dehydrogenase/methenyltetrahydrofolate cyclohydrolase FolD, with amino-acid sequence MTLIDGKKTADDIKREIAAEVEEMVAQGKRRPHLVAILVGHDGGSETYVANKVKACEACGFRSTLIRYEDDVTEAKLLETIAKLNNDPEVDGFIVQLPLPKHISEQKIIEAIDYRKDVDGFHPVNVGRMSIGLPCFVSATPSGIMELLKRYGINTKGAKCVVLGRSNIVGKPVASLMMHKANPGNATVTVLHSSSNNINEACAEADIIIAALGSPGFVTADMVKPGATVIDVGTTRVPDATRKSGFRLRGDVDFENVAEKCAFITPVPGGVGPMTICSLMRNTLLAAKKEIYN; translated from the coding sequence ATGACACTTATCGACGGAAAAAAGACAGCAGACGACATCAAGCGCGAAATCGCAGCTGAAGTCGAAGAAATGGTAGCACAAGGCAAGCGCCGTCCCCACCTCGTAGCCATCCTCGTCGGACATGACGGTGGCAGCGAGACCTACGTAGCCAATAAAGTGAAGGCATGCGAGGCATGTGGCTTCCGCTCGACACTTATCCGCTATGAGGATGATGTCACCGAGGCCAAGCTCCTTGAAACCATCGCTAAGCTCAACAATGACCCCGAGGTTGACGGTTTCATCGTGCAGCTTCCGTTGCCAAAACATATTTCCGAACAAAAAATCATCGAGGCGATAGACTACCGCAAGGACGTAGACGGATTCCATCCTGTAAACGTCGGCCGTATGTCAATCGGTCTGCCATGCTTTGTGTCTGCTACACCTTCAGGCATCATGGAACTACTGAAACGCTACGGAATCAACACAAAGGGCGCTAAATGCGTGGTGCTCGGACGAAGCAACATTGTCGGCAAGCCGGTGGCCTCACTCATGATGCATAAAGCCAACCCCGGCAACGCGACTGTGACGGTATTACACAGTTCGTCAAACAACATCAATGAGGCATGCGCAGAAGCTGATATCATTATCGCTGCGCTCGGAAGTCCGGGATTTGTCACAGCCGATATGGTGAAGCCGGGAGCGACCGTAATCGATGTAGGAACGACCCGTGTCCCCGACGCGACCCGCAAGAGCGGATTCAGACTGCGTGGAGATGTCGATTTTGAAAACGTAGCTGAAAAGTGTGCGTTTATAACCCCGGTGCCCGGAGGTGTAGGCCCGATGACAATATGTTCGCTTATGCGCAACACCCTCCTTGCCGCTAAAAAAGAGATTTACAATTAA
- a CDS encoding CapA family protein gives MIAVFLSLLSLLIPQDSAEIVFAGDAMQHQRQINAAMQQDGSLDYSPYFTSLSPYISSADFAVVNLETPLGGAPYSGYPMFCAHDNYVDALRDAGFNLILTANNHILDRRDKGVIRTINTLERKGAPYIGVYRNLAHRDSILPMIHDINGFKVAFLNYTYGTNGITKRSDIEIDYIDRARIVSDISNARKKGAEIIAVCIHWGEEYKLLPNASQKSLAKFLADSGVELIIGGHPHVIQPMELKIHRPTGRPCFTVYSLGNFISSMRTTDTRGGAMARVKLARDVFGRAYVCKASYRLVFTQPALGNSDNFMLLPAESQKLHKSMDHFRRGFIRNAVNIFDRHNINVPRDTTVILPKTVSLID, from the coding sequence ATGATTGCAGTTTTCCTGTCGCTTCTCTCATTGCTGATTCCTCAGGACAGCGCGGAGATTGTGTTTGCCGGTGATGCGATGCAGCATCAGCGACAGATTAACGCGGCCATGCAGCAGGACGGCTCTCTCGACTACTCCCCCTATTTCACATCGCTCTCTCCCTATATTTCCTCGGCCGATTTCGCCGTAGTGAATCTTGAAACTCCACTTGGCGGCGCACCCTATTCAGGTTACCCTATGTTTTGTGCGCATGACAACTATGTCGACGCGCTCAGAGATGCCGGCTTCAATCTTATCCTGACCGCCAACAACCACATTCTTGACAGACGCGACAAAGGCGTGATAAGAACTATAAACACATTGGAAAGAAAAGGAGCCCCGTATATCGGCGTATATCGCAACCTCGCTCATCGCGATTCCATACTGCCGATGATTCATGACATCAATGGGTTTAAAGTCGCGTTTCTCAACTACACTTACGGCACGAACGGCATTACTAAAAGAAGCGACATTGAGATCGACTATATTGACCGTGCGCGTATAGTATCCGACATAAGCAATGCACGAAAGAAAGGCGCTGAGATCATAGCAGTGTGCATTCACTGGGGAGAGGAATATAAACTCCTGCCCAACGCATCTCAAAAAAGTCTGGCAAAATTTCTGGCTGATTCGGGAGTCGAACTTATAATCGGAGGACATCCGCATGTGATCCAGCCGATGGAGCTGAAAATCCACCGACCGACAGGCCGTCCATGCTTCACAGTATACTCGTTAGGCAACTTCATCTCATCAATGCGCACCACCGACACACGTGGAGGTGCTATGGCCCGTGTGAAACTCGCACGCGACGTGTTCGGCCGTGCGTACGTATGCAAAGCAAGCTACCGGCTTGTATTCACACAACCGGCATTAGGTAACAGCGACAATTTCATGCTTCTCCCTGCGGAAAGTCAGAAGCTGCACAAATCGATGGATCATTTCCGCAGAGGTTTCATCCGCAATGCTGTCAACATTTTTGACCGTCACAATATCAACGTTCCACGCGACACAACAGTAATATTGCCGAAAACAGTTTCCCTCATCGATTAA
- a CDS encoding family 10 glycosylhydrolase → MLLDTRPDVRFGISPAGVAGKSHTSSDKWGMLPCGVKADDWQYKEIYSDPLGWLYQQTVDFISPQIYWPTTHSTAPYEPLVRWWSNAAGLYGCHFYSSMTLAPLEKNNTPSQRSEILRQVEANRALSMTGEFGSVFYSAKFLGKLSQDIAREHYSSKALSPRICRKGGEKPLSPSGLSSKGGVLSWREQKCDSGKLRRYAVYAFPAHLSREEIMDTGGDGIDSRYLVRISYGCSVAVPMGMGYAVTAIDGDSVESDPVFL, encoded by the coding sequence ATGCTTCTTGATACGCGTCCTGATGTTAGATTCGGAATCTCGCCGGCCGGTGTTGCCGGAAAGTCGCATACATCTTCCGATAAATGGGGAATGCTGCCGTGTGGGGTTAAGGCTGACGATTGGCAATATAAAGAAATCTATTCAGACCCTCTCGGCTGGCTTTACCAGCAGACTGTAGACTTTATTTCTCCGCAAATCTATTGGCCGACGACTCACTCGACAGCGCCTTATGAACCATTGGTGCGTTGGTGGAGCAACGCGGCGGGGCTATATGGATGTCATTTCTATTCGAGCATGACGCTTGCTCCTCTTGAAAAGAATAATACGCCATCGCAGCGTAGTGAGATTTTGCGTCAAGTAGAAGCTAACAGGGCTCTTAGTATGACAGGCGAGTTCGGGTCTGTGTTTTATAGCGCCAAGTTTCTTGGTAAGCTATCGCAGGACATAGCGCGCGAGCATTATTCGAGCAAAGCGCTATCTCCGAGGATATGTCGAAAAGGTGGCGAGAAACCATTGTCGCCGAGCGGGCTGTCATCAAAAGGAGGAGTATTGTCATGGAGGGAGCAAAAATGTGATTCCGGGAAGTTGCGGCGTTATGCTGTCTACGCTTTCCCGGCTCATCTGTCGAGGGAGGAAATTATGGATACCGGAGGTGACGGCATAGACAGCAGGTATCTTGTCAGGATCAGTTATGGTTGCTCTGTCGCTGTCCCTATGGGGATGGGTTATGCTGTGACTGCAATTGACGGGGATTCGGTTGAATCCGACCCTGTTTTCCTTTAA